Proteins from a genomic interval of Clostridium scatologenes:
- a CDS encoding NADH-quinone oxidoreductase subunit C, which produces MNIDLFKEELSNLKYNSEIKNKNEIYVDVEISHVKSLISLFLVKYKLKFIAQFCVDNSNEENAKNDFMINIILSNSKKRYFVIVRYKTQEEIKTFQDILFQSHLFEREMCDLFGLKIKDGVDIRNIVKHEKWPEDIYPLRKSFPYGAKLEEKNEISSYKCKEAFGDGAYQISVGPVHAGIIEPGHFRFSVIGEAIENLELRLNYKHRGIEKICENVDANKLNLVFERMACESSVAYAESYALLVEKLLSYDAPQEIKALRVVLLELERIYNFLGDISGICVDIGFSYPAKRFGAFGEQIHKLCERITGSRFMRNVIIPCGININFTKEHIEDIKKTLNDMKKRMDEIIEITLDSVSFLDRVENTGIVRNKTAKKLYMTGISGRASGINYDVRKSFPYEIYETLKKNNNTLEIGGVFERYKLKIKEIYDAYNFIFASLELINKDILKNKTEFKLVEEAEALTAVETVKGELIVYGKVGKDNKFHRIYFKTPSVTNWNGLTYAVLGEIVPDFPLCNKSFNMSYSENDK; this is translated from the coding sequence GTGAACATTGATTTATTTAAAGAAGAATTAAGCAACCTTAAATATAATAGTGAGATTAAAAATAAAAATGAGATTTATGTGGACGTTGAAATTTCCCATGTTAAATCGTTAATTAGCTTATTTTTAGTAAAATATAAATTAAAATTTATTGCGCAATTTTGTGTTGATAACAGTAATGAAGAAAATGCTAAAAATGATTTTATGATTAACATTATACTTTCTAATAGTAAGAAAAGGTATTTTGTAATAGTACGATATAAGACACAAGAAGAAATTAAAACTTTCCAAGATATTTTGTTTCAAAGTCATTTATTTGAAAGAGAAATGTGCGACTTATTTGGTTTGAAAATAAAAGATGGTGTAGATATTAGGAATATTGTTAAACATGAAAAATGGCCTGAGGATATATATCCATTAAGAAAAAGCTTCCCATATGGTGCTAAATTAGAAGAAAAAAATGAAATTTCATCTTATAAATGCAAGGAAGCCTTTGGAGACGGGGCTTATCAAATATCTGTAGGACCTGTTCATGCAGGTATAATTGAACCAGGACATTTTAGATTTAGTGTTATAGGTGAAGCTATTGAGAATTTAGAACTTAGGCTTAATTATAAGCATAGGGGAATAGAAAAGATTTGTGAAAATGTAGATGCAAATAAGCTTAATCTTGTATTTGAAAGAATGGCATGTGAATCCTCTGTAGCTTATGCTGAAAGTTATGCTCTTTTAGTTGAAAAGTTGTTATCTTATGATGCGCCTCAAGAAATAAAAGCATTAAGAGTGGTGCTTTTGGAATTAGAAAGAATATATAATTTTTTAGGTGATATATCTGGTATATGCGTGGATATTGGATTTAGTTATCCTGCTAAAAGGTTTGGAGCTTTTGGAGAACAAATTCACAAGCTTTGCGAAAGAATAACTGGAAGCAGGTTTATGAGAAATGTTATTATTCCCTGTGGTATAAATATAAATTTTACAAAGGAACATATTGAAGACATTAAAAAGACTTTAAATGATATGAAAAAGAGAATGGATGAGATTATAGAAATCACATTGGATTCTGTTTCTTTTTTAGATAGAGTTGAAAATACTGGAATAGTACGTAATAAAACTGCTAAAAAGCTTTATATGACTGGTATCAGTGGAAGAGCTTCTGGAATTAATTACGATGTTAGAAAGAGCTTCCCTTATGAAATATATGAGACTCTAAAAAAGAATAATAATACCCTTGAAATTGGCGGCGTTTTTGAAAGGTACAAGTTAAAAATTAAAGAAATTTATGATGCGTATAATTTTATTTTTGCTTCATTAGAGCTTATAAATAAAGATATTTTAAAAAACAAAACTGAATTTAAGTTAGTAGAGGAAGCAGAAGCACTTACTGCTGTGGAAACAGTAAAGGGTGAACTTATTGTATATGGTAAGGTTGGTAAAGATAATAAATTCCATAGAATATATTTTAAAACACCTTCTGTTACTAACTGGAATGGTCTAACCTATGCAGTGCTTGGAGAAATAGTACCAGATTTTCCTTTGTGTAATAAGAGTTTTAATATGTCTTATTCCGAAAATGATAAGTAG
- a CDS encoding proton-conducting transporter membrane subunit produces MGLSICAIVFAVVILLSILLKSTKAISILTILNMVMLVAVSLVFYRNLKLQDSLNFCNNLIYIDSLNIIQLILISTISLVAAVYSHKYIGEEIHNGSISINFAKIYYFLFNLFVLSMIAVAISNNIILMWISLEATTLSTAFLIGFNRHKLSLEAAWKYIIICSIGIVLGLIGIILFIYSSGDLSNKVLNWTYLVKNYSILNKSIVKFGFCFIFVGIATKAGLAPMHTWLPDAHSEAPSPISAMMSGVLLNLALYVVLRFYIIVKLISGLEKMKYLFIVFGLISLIISAFSILNQKNYKRLLAFSSVENMGIITLGFGIGGPIALYGSMLHSIIHAYGKSLLFLISGNILSVYKTKRIDRVNNLIKTMPINSVLLICGVLVITGIPPFPSFFSEYNILAASIKNGHYLVCGIYALCLLIVFAGFLKVFINMIFSDDKDFNTRSKKDKENIIPLIIIFFIIIILSFFSRYEIASLINKAVLIINPMQ; encoded by the coding sequence ATGGGATTATCTATATGTGCAATTGTATTTGCAGTAGTTATTTTGTTAAGTATACTTCTTAAAAGTACTAAAGCAATATCTATTTTAACAATTTTAAATATGGTTATGCTTGTGGCAGTTTCGCTAGTATTTTATAGAAATCTTAAATTACAAGATTCACTTAATTTTTGTAATAATTTAATATATATAGATAGCTTAAATATAATTCAGCTAATTTTAATAAGCACTATATCATTAGTTGCAGCAGTATATTCTCATAAATACATAGGAGAAGAAATACATAATGGTTCAATAAGTATTAATTTTGCTAAAATTTATTATTTCTTATTTAATTTATTTGTATTATCAATGATTGCAGTTGCAATAAGCAACAACATAATATTAATGTGGATAAGCCTTGAAGCAACCACTCTTTCCACAGCATTCTTAATTGGTTTTAATAGGCATAAGCTTTCATTAGAAGCTGCATGGAAATATATTATTATTTGTTCTATTGGTATAGTACTAGGTTTGATAGGAATAATTTTATTTATTTATTCATCTGGAGATCTTTCTAATAAGGTTTTAAATTGGACATACCTTGTTAAAAACTATTCCATACTAAATAAGAGTATAGTTAAGTTTGGTTTTTGTTTCATTTTTGTAGGTATTGCCACAAAAGCCGGACTTGCTCCAATGCATACATGGCTTCCAGATGCTCACAGTGAAGCACCATCTCCAATTAGTGCTATGATGTCTGGAGTACTTTTAAATCTTGCACTTTATGTAGTTTTAAGATTTTATATAATAGTTAAACTCATAAGTGGACTAGAAAAAATGAAATACTTATTTATAGTATTTGGATTAATATCTTTGATTATATCAGCCTTCAGTATATTAAATCAAAAAAACTATAAAAGATTATTGGCTTTTTCTTCTGTAGAAAATATGGGAATTATTACATTAGGTTTTGGTATAGGTGGACCAATTGCTTTGTACGGTTCAATGCTTCATTCTATTATACATGCATATGGAAAATCACTGTTATTTTTGATATCAGGCAATATACTAAGTGTTTATAAAACAAAACGTATAGATAGGGTAAATAATTTAATAAAAACAATGCCTATAAATTCAGTACTTTTGATTTGCGGAGTTCTTGTTATAACAGGTATACCACCATTTCCATCATTTTTTAGTGAATATAATATACTTGCTGCATCAATAAAAAATGGTCATTATCTTGTATGTGGTATTTACGCTTTATGCCTTCTTATAGTTTTTGCAGGTTTTTTAAAAGTTTTTATTAATATGATATTCAGCGATGATAAGGACTTTAATACAAGAAGTAAAAAGGATAAGGAAAATATAATTCCATTAATTATTATATTTTTCATAATAATTATTCTAAGTTTTTTCTCTAGATACGAAATAGCTTCATTAATTAATAAAGCTGTTTTAATTATTAATCCTATGCAGTAA
- a CDS encoding hydrogenase yields MLQLLLAIVILSGILICGLRRVKLLVLSFAFQSLAITFICIILGYNTKEIHYYIMGLLTLIIKVIIIPYIINKSTRYLKVKRELDLIINAVNSFVLSGFFIIIVFAFFRNYDNTYLKTAVFLALVGGTLMIGRKKAITQMIGFLTIENGIILFEMSVVKLSLILEAWMALEVLVLALLMGIMIFNINKTFDTINTDYLSNLKE; encoded by the coding sequence ATGTTACAGCTTTTACTTGCTATTGTGATATTATCTGGGATTTTAATATGCGGACTTAGAAGAGTCAAGCTCTTAGTATTAAGCTTTGCATTCCAATCCCTTGCCATAACTTTTATATGTATTATTTTAGGATATAATACAAAAGAAATTCATTACTACATAATGGGACTTTTAACCTTAATAATAAAGGTAATTATAATACCTTATATAATAAACAAATCTACTAGATATTTAAAAGTAAAAAGAGAATTAGATTTGATTATAAATGCAGTTAATTCCTTTGTGCTTTCAGGTTTCTTTATAATAATTGTTTTTGCTTTCTTTAGGAATTATGATAATACTTATTTAAAAACAGCAGTGTTTCTGGCACTTGTTGGTGGAACCCTTATGATAGGTAGAAAAAAAGCAATTACTCAAATGATAGGTTTTTTAACTATAGAAAATGGGATTATTTTATTTGAAATGTCAGTAGTAAAGCTTTCACTTATTTTAGAAGCTTGGATGGCCCTAGAAGTTTTAGTTCTTGCTCTTCTTATGGGAATAATGATATTTAATATTAATAAAACCTTTGACACTATAAATACAGACTACCTTTCAAATTTAAAAGAATAG
- a CDS encoding respiratory chain complex I subunit 1 family protein has product MKYIAINFLQSMILIIATPIFMGILKKFKAILRGYKGSSIFQVYYDYQKLFSKGRIRSSHSSFITQIGPILSLGASITVVFMIPTFFSSGETYLGSLFLIIFMMSVIKFLNTLIGLDCASTFGGMGTSRELFLSMLAEPVMFLTIMFLYFENKSFNIFTISFNNSTEAFYGIGHILAAISFFILLLTENARLPIDNPETHLELTMIHEAMILDLSGTDLAFVEMASQIKLMIFLTIFINLFMPFGAATTLGVVTILKAAAVFFIKILVILFGISIIEISMTKSRLFRVPELLSAALSIAIAAISLNYFL; this is encoded by the coding sequence TTGAAGTACATAGCAATTAATTTTTTACAAAGTATGATTCTTATTATAGCAACTCCTATTTTTATGGGTATTCTTAAAAAATTCAAGGCTATTTTAAGAGGATATAAGGGAAGTAGTATTTTTCAAGTATATTATGATTACCAAAAGTTGTTTAGCAAAGGGAGGATAAGGAGTAGTCACAGTAGTTTTATAACACAAATAGGACCTATATTAAGTTTAGGAGCTAGCATAACTGTTGTTTTTATGATTCCTACTTTTTTCAGCAGTGGAGAAACATACTTAGGAAGTTTATTTCTTATTATTTTTATGATGTCAGTTATAAAATTTTTAAATACATTAATAGGATTAGATTGTGCTAGTACCTTTGGAGGAATGGGGACAAGCAGGGAACTTTTCCTGTCAATGCTTGCAGAGCCAGTAATGTTTCTTACTATTATGTTTTTATATTTTGAAAATAAATCCTTTAATATTTTCACTATATCCTTCAATAATAGTACAGAAGCTTTTTATGGTATAGGACATATTTTAGCTGCAATTTCATTTTTTATATTGTTACTTACGGAAAATGCAAGACTTCCTATAGATAACCCAGAAACTCATCTAGAGCTTACTATGATACATGAAGCAATGATATTAGATTTATCAGGAACGGATTTAGCTTTTGTAGAAATGGCCTCACAAATTAAACTCATGATATTTTTGACCATTTTTATAAATCTTTTTATGCCTTTTGGAGCAGCAACAACACTAGGTGTGGTTACTATATTAAAAGCTGCTGCAGTTTTCTTTATAAAGATTCTAGTTATTTTATTTGGTATCTCTATTATTGAAATTTCAATGACAAAATCAAGATTGTTTAGAGTGCCAGAACTTTTATCAGCAGCATTATCCATTGCTATTGCAGCTATATCTTTAAACTATTTTTTATAA
- a CDS encoding proton-conducting transporter membrane subunit — translation MLPTFFCNGVMNDPISIFFAIIIFVVFAPIFIYSIGYTAEYKGKYSVKYNFILMFLFAASMLCVVLARDSITFIVFWEVMSAVSFFLVVYEYKNKQNIRSGIMYFIMTHISGLFLMIMFAFLYKYTGSISFDKFYQVSSDFTVSQKYIIFTFAILGFGAKAGIVPLHGWLPKAHPSATSNASALMSGVMLKVAIYGLIRVTFTFIKVLPLKAALLLVLLGAVTAIFSVLNALVQKDIKKLLAYSSAENIGIIISTLGLSLIFYNLNLNSFANLTLIAALFHIFNHAIFKSLLFASAGSVLYSTGTKNMNELGGLYKKMKFAAICAFIGTTAISAIPPLNGFASEILIFKCFIIGTTSIKGTWTALIIIASGLIIALTSGVTLYASVKSFGITYLGVPRSEKAINAHKIPLSMNIGLGILALLCIISGVFSPFIINLISKVSNSILNTNLPLMNSEINNEIMIVSSIFVIITAILALISRMLNNKETTVIKETWGCGFNNVKSNMQYSANGLSQPSTRIFGKIVGYEKEVKNGYSILLKDKVLDNIEKYIYGSVVKVVYYISLRVTKIHFGKIQVYVSYIFGSLLITVLLVNMFI, via the coding sequence TTGTTACCAACATTTTTTTGTAATGGTGTTATGAACGATCCAATTTCTATATTTTTTGCAATTATAATTTTTGTAGTTTTTGCACCTATTTTTATATATTCAATAGGTTATACTGCAGAATATAAGGGTAAGTATTCAGTTAAATATAATTTTATTTTAATGTTCTTATTTGCAGCATCAATGTTATGTGTAGTACTAGCACGAGATAGCATTACTTTTATTGTATTTTGGGAAGTTATGAGTGCTGTATCATTTTTTCTTGTTGTTTATGAGTATAAAAATAAGCAAAATATAAGATCAGGAATAATGTATTTTATAATGACACATATTAGTGGGTTATTCCTAATGATTATGTTTGCATTTTTATATAAATACACAGGCAGCATAAGCTTTGATAAATTTTATCAGGTATCAAGTGATTTTACAGTAAGTCAAAAATATATAATTTTCACTTTTGCTATTTTAGGATTTGGTGCAAAAGCAGGAATTGTACCACTTCACGGATGGTTGCCTAAAGCTCATCCTAGTGCAACTTCCAATGCTTCAGCTCTTATGTCAGGAGTTATGCTTAAGGTTGCTATTTATGGATTAATAAGAGTAACTTTTACATTTATTAAAGTACTTCCTTTAAAAGCAGCTCTTTTATTAGTACTTTTAGGAGCAGTAACTGCAATTTTTTCAGTATTGAATGCATTAGTGCAAAAAGATATTAAAAAACTGCTTGCTTATTCCAGTGCTGAAAACATAGGAATAATAATTTCAACTTTAGGACTTTCTTTAATATTTTACAATTTGAATTTAAATTCCTTTGCTAATCTAACTTTAATAGCAGCTTTGTTTCATATATTCAATCATGCTATTTTTAAAAGTCTGCTTTTTGCTAGTGCAGGTAGTGTTTTATATTCTACAGGAACGAAGAATATGAACGAGCTAGGGGGACTTTATAAGAAAATGAAATTTGCAGCTATATGTGCTTTTATTGGTACTACAGCTATTTCAGCAATTCCTCCTTTAAATGGTTTTGCAAGTGAAATTTTAATATTTAAGTGTTTTATAATTGGAACTACTTCAATTAAAGGTACATGGACTGCATTAATCATTATAGCTAGTGGACTTATTATAGCGCTAACTAGTGGAGTTACATTATATGCATCTGTTAAGAGCTTTGGAATAACTTATCTTGGAGTACCAAGAAGTGAAAAAGCAATAAATGCACATAAAATTCCACTGTCAATGAATATTGGGCTTGGAATTTTAGCCTTACTATGTATAATTTCAGGAGTATTTTCACCTTTTATAATTAATTTAATATCAAAGGTTTCAAATTCAATTTTAAATACAAACTTACCTTTGATGAATAGTGAAATAAATAATGAAATAATGATCGTATCCAGTATTTTTGTAATTATAACAGCTATTTTAGCTTTAATATCAAGAATGTTAAATAACAAAGAAACTACAGTAATAAAAGAAACTTGGGGATGCGGCTTTAATAATGTAAAGTCTAATATGCAATATAGTGCAAATGGACTAAGCCAGCCTTCAACAAGAATCTTTGGAAAAATAGTTGGATATGAAAAAGAAGTAAAAAATGGTTATTCAATATTATTAAAGGACAAGGTACTAGATAACATAGAAAAATACATTTATGGATCAGTAGTTAAGGTTGTTTATTATATATCATTACGCGTTACCAAAATTCATTTTGGAAAGATACAGGTATATGTATCATATATTTTTGGTTCACTGTTAATTACAGTTTTACTTGTTAATATGTTTATATGA
- a CDS encoding MarR family transcriptional regulator, with the protein MKNKKSLDIHTFYNLSRYCFLNIEYNYSSVVEQTGITLPQLRILWILKAFPGISLGKIATIGYWTCPTVTNILKILVDKKLVIKEDSVNKKVYKLNVTEEGEKYININKQNKSKNFHLFDLMNLFSEEELDFIVDFYKDIVIKCGKDYIFQYVDKINSLSLKVDYDDFSKDETKKLKKLVFFYNTLRIFILHVEHDHRLLLKNLNLTYPQLRALWIIEAFPGVTSRALSSLAFWSPSTASLIVKNLYTKDLIYKEKAAVKNSLYLFINSKGEQTLIDDFKLNNHRLIINDYLKDTEEKTLNTINNHLYLINKKLKNDMVENYIEKIHEVLESYHDKFR; encoded by the coding sequence TTGAAAAATAAAAAATCACTTGATATACATACATTCTATAATTTATCTAGATATTGCTTTTTAAATATAGAATATAATTATAGTTCTGTTGTAGAACAAACTGGAATAACGCTGCCTCAACTAAGGATTTTATGGATATTAAAAGCCTTCCCTGGAATATCTCTAGGAAAGATTGCGACTATAGGCTATTGGACATGTCCTACAGTTACTAATATTTTAAAAATTCTAGTTGACAAAAAATTAGTTATAAAAGAAGATTCAGTAAATAAAAAAGTTTATAAACTAAATGTTACTGAAGAAGGAGAAAAATATATTAATATAAATAAACAAAATAAATCTAAGAATTTTCATCTCTTTGATTTAATGAATTTATTTTCTGAAGAAGAACTTGATTTTATTGTAGATTTTTATAAAGATATTGTTATTAAATGTGGTAAGGATTATATTTTCCAATATGTAGACAAAATTAATTCATTAAGTTTAAAAGTGGATTATGATGACTTTTCTAAAGATGAGACTAAAAAATTAAAAAAGCTTGTATTTTTTTATAACACTTTAAGAATATTTATTTTACATGTAGAACATGATCATAGGCTCTTATTAAAAAATTTAAATTTGACTTACCCTCAATTAAGAGCCTTATGGATAATTGAAGCTTTTCCTGGAGTTACATCTAGGGCGTTAAGTTCTCTAGCCTTCTGGTCTCCTTCAACAGCAAGTTTAATTGTAAAAAATCTATACACTAAAGACCTTATTTATAAAGAAAAAGCAGCAGTAAAAAACTCTCTTTATCTTTTTATAAATTCTAAGGGAGAACAAACCTTAATAGACGATTTTAAACTAAATAATCATAGGTTAATTATTAATGATTATTTGAAGGATACAGAAGAAAAAACTTTAAATACAATAAATAATCACTTATATTTGATTAATAAAAAGCTTAAAAATGACATGGTAGAAAATTATATTGAAAAAATCCATGAGGTATTAGAAAGTTATCATGATAAATTTAGATAA
- a CDS encoding alpha/beta hydrolase family protein, with product MKKFFKDTQFSFQALRLLGEAVWGAADIGEVLTTVNRIEDGNFESWCLEWIKTAERIEKFAKKCYSDGNTVSAEEAYLRASNYYRTSEFYLDKNLETRRSLELYDKNLECFSFVMKFNKPVIEAVRISYEGTSLPGHFYKVAGNMPRPTLIAMTGFDGTKEEMYGVAMAAVKRGINCIAIEGPGQGEVIRKKNLVFRPDYENVITPVVDYLVSRKEVDSNAILLLGESFGGYLAPRAAAFENRLAACIANTGVFDFMGFRRPKDMKRGEAFKQIRDNFKSTNIELKKIMETNTEMRWALTHGMYVFGVKSPAEFMIQCEEYWLQDICDKIKCPTLIVDGEDENMFPGQAKQLYDLLTCPKEYMMFTSEEGAEAHCQVGAKHISNERIFNWIENVVLAHK from the coding sequence ATGAAAAAATTTTTTAAAGATACTCAATTTTCATTTCAAGCATTAAGGCTTTTAGGAGAAGCTGTATGGGGAGCAGCAGATATAGGTGAGGTATTAACTACAGTTAACAGAATAGAAGATGGAAATTTTGAAAGTTGGTGTTTAGAATGGATTAAAACTGCAGAAAGAATAGAGAAGTTTGCAAAAAAATGTTATTCAGATGGAAATACAGTTAGTGCTGAAGAAGCTTACTTACGTGCTTCAAATTATTATAGAACATCAGAGTTTTATTTGGATAAAAATTTAGAAACTAGAAGAAGTTTAGAGCTTTATGATAAGAATTTAGAATGTTTTTCTTTTGTGATGAAATTTAACAAACCTGTTATTGAAGCTGTAAGAATATCTTATGAAGGAACTAGTTTACCTGGACATTTTTATAAAGTTGCTGGAAATATGCCTAGGCCAACATTGATTGCAATGACTGGATTTGATGGTACAAAAGAGGAAATGTATGGTGTGGCTATGGCTGCAGTAAAGCGAGGAATAAATTGCATTGCAATTGAGGGCCCTGGACAAGGTGAGGTTATACGTAAAAAAAATCTTGTATTTAGACCAGATTATGAAAATGTAATAACGCCAGTTGTAGATTACCTTGTTTCAAGAAAAGAAGTTGATTCAAATGCTATTTTACTTTTAGGTGAAAGTTTTGGTGGTTATTTAGCTCCTAGAGCAGCAGCTTTTGAAAATAGACTAGCAGCTTGCATTGCTAATACTGGAGTTTTTGACTTTATGGGATTTAGAAGACCTAAGGATATGAAAAGAGGAGAAGCTTTTAAACAAATTCGTGACAATTTTAAGAGTACTAATATTGAATTAAAAAAAATTATGGAAACTAATACTGAAATGAGGTGGGCATTAACACATGGAATGTATGTTTTTGGTGTGAAAAGTCCTGCTGAATTTATGATACAATGCGAAGAGTATTGGCTGCAAGATATATGCGATAAAATTAAGTGTCCTACGCTTATTGTAGATGGTGAAGATGAGAACATGTTTCCAGGGCAAGCAAAACAACTTTATGACTTACTTACTTGTCCAAAGGAATACATGATGTTTACTTCAGAAGAAGGTGCAGAAGCACACTGCCAGGTTGGAGCTAAACATATATCTAATGAACGTATTTTTAATTGGATAGAAAATGTAGTTTTAGCTCATAAGTAG
- a CDS encoding VC0807 family protein, with protein MEKSSLKNQSMLKSIFNKDFIVSAIIPVIIFSLFDRNGMTMNGIILCGSWSIGVVVINFIKKHQINALAMMSATFSGIGLVGTIISKNPTFYFIAPIAQNMLIAAVFFGSLYFKKPLIQIIVEQSYLKNVPEVIKGNPKYKVNWKILTAAWGILNITEAVLKIILLNVVSISSYYAISTVCGNVLDSSLLIFSILFSKWYLKKK; from the coding sequence ATGGAAAAATCATCTTTAAAAAATCAATCTATGTTGAAAAGTATATTTAATAAAGACTTTATTGTAAGTGCTATTATTCCTGTTATAATATTTTCTTTATTTGATAGAAATGGGATGACTATGAATGGAATAATTTTATGTGGATCATGGAGTATTGGTGTAGTTGTCATTAATTTCATTAAAAAACACCAAATTAATGCACTTGCAATGATGTCGGCAACTTTTTCTGGAATTGGATTAGTAGGTACTATTATTTCAAAGAATCCAACATTTTATTTTATAGCTCCTATAGCTCAAAATATGTTAATAGCAGCAGTCTTTTTTGGTTCATTATACTTTAAAAAGCCGCTAATTCAAATAATAGTGGAACAAAGTTATTTAAAAAATGTTCCAGAGGTGATTAAAGGCAATCCGAAATATAAAGTTAATTGGAAAATACTTACTGCTGCATGGGGGATTTTAAATATAACTGAAGCTGTTTTAAAAATTATACTTTTAAATGTAGTATCTATTAGTTCATACTACGCAATAAGCACTGTTTGCGGTAATGTATTAGATTCTTCCCTTTTAATATTTAGCATTTTGTTTTCTAAATGGTATTTAAAAAAGAAGTAG
- a CDS encoding flavodoxin family protein, whose amino-acid sequence MKILAVNGSPKGEKGNTEVILKQFLKGCEEAGAKAEIVYLKDKNIKHCSGCFTCWTKTPGKCIHKDDMEELLQKILEADIIVYATPLYYFTVTGTMKDFMDRMLPLNSREIIKKGDNYIHPKRFGKTPAKSVLISNCGFPGQYNFSGLVETFKVMTKGNLVGTILCAQGGILQAVNVDDIVKKLYAPFLSALISAGKEIVNYGYIKDETQDILDKDVIDPEIYIKNANSSWM is encoded by the coding sequence ATGAAAATTTTAGCTGTAAATGGAAGTCCAAAAGGAGAAAAAGGAAATACAGAGGTAATTCTAAAGCAATTTCTTAAAGGATGTGAGGAAGCTGGGGCAAAAGCAGAAATAGTATACCTTAAAGATAAAAATATAAAGCACTGTAGTGGATGTTTTACTTGTTGGACAAAAACTCCAGGAAAGTGTATTCATAAGGATGATATGGAAGAATTGCTGCAAAAAATATTAGAAGCTGACATAATAGTTTATGCCACTCCATTATACTATTTTACTGTAACAGGTACAATGAAAGACTTTATGGATCGCATGTTACCATTAAATAGTAGAGAAATTATTAAAAAAGGTGACAACTATATACATCCTAAACGTTTTGGAAAAACACCTGCTAAAAGTGTATTGATTTCAAATTGTGGGTTCCCTGGACAATATAATTTTTCAGGTTTAGTTGAAACATTTAAAGTTATGACAAAAGGAAATTTAGTAGGTACAATTTTATGTGCTCAAGGAGGAATACTTCAAGCTGTTAATGTAGATGACATAGTTAAAAAACTATATGCTCCTTTTCTTTCAGCACTAATTAGTGCTGGAAAAGAGATTGTGAATTATGGATATATAAAAGATGAAACACAAGATATATTAGATAAGGATGTCATTGATCCTGAAATTTATATAAAAAATGCAAATAGTAGTTGGATGTAA
- a CDS encoding PadR family transcriptional regulator, with product MAKINKTKYALLGVLTLSSGSGYDIKKFCDSSIGHFWNENYGHIYPVLKKMEEEELITKKLNEQKEDHQKIYIPLQKKVKKN from the coding sequence TTGGCAAAAATAAATAAAACTAAGTATGCTCTTTTAGGAGTACTTACTCTAAGTTCAGGTTCAGGATATGATATTAAAAAATTTTGTGATTCATCTATAGGACACTTTTGGAATGAAAATTATGGACATATATATCCTGTACTGAAAAAGATGGAAGAGGAAGAACTAATAACTAAAAAGTTGAACGAACAGAAGGAAGACCATCAAAAAATATATATTCCATTACAGAAAAAGGTAAAAAAGAATTAG